The following proteins come from a genomic window of Trifolium pratense cultivar HEN17-A07 linkage group LG4, ARS_RC_1.1, whole genome shotgun sequence:
- the LOC123919938 gene encoding uncharacterized protein LOC123919938: MAVAFGIFIGVSLPALHMTKINFSSGLGHTFGVPMSDIDRFALDLEKSLTIDDKSSTKRIEFLGSMKLPKMYVPRNPPGAESLPPGIVVSESDFYLRRLWGDPSEDLKKKPKYLVTFTVGYDQRDNIDAAVKKFSDDFTILLFHYDGRTSEWDEYEWSNNVIHISAKKQTKWWYAKRFLHPDIVAAYEYIFIWDEDLGLENFDGDEYIKVVEKHGLEISQPGLGASSGFTWEMTKRKDDGEVHKLTDERPGWCSDPNLPPCAAFVEIMAPVFSREAWRCVWHMIQNDLVHGWGLDFALRRCVEPAHEKIGVVDSQWIIHQTIPSLGGQGEADDGRDKYDAVKTRCRSEWAEFQTRLTNADKMYLKGLRRSVRS, from the exons atggcAGTTgcctttggaatttttattggtgtttCCCTTCCAGCTTTGCATATGACTAAG ATTAACTTTTCTTCAGGCTTAGGACATACTTTTGGTGTACCTATGTCTGATATAGACAGATTTGCACTTGATCTAGAGAAATCTCTAACTATTGATGACAAATCTTCCACCAAGCGTATTGAATTCCTTGGGTCCATGAAATTACCAAAG ATGTATGTTCCAAGGAATCCTCCTGGAGCAGAATCTCTACCCCCAGGAATTGTTGTGTCAGAATCTGATTTTTATTTGCGTAGATTATGGGGCGACCCTAGTGAG GATCTGAAGAAAAAGCCAAAGTATTTAGTAACATTCACTGTTGGCTATGATCAGAGAGATAATATTGATGCTGCGGTTAAAAAG TTCTCTGATGATTTCACAATTTTGCTCTTTCATTATGATGGTCGGACTAGTGAATGGGATGAATACGAATGGTCAAATAATGTAATCCATATTAGTGCtaaaaaacaaaccaaatg GTGGTATGCTAAAAGGTTCTTGCATCCTGATATTGTGGCGGCATATGAATACATTTTTATTTGGGATGAAGATCTTGGATTGGAAAACTTCGACGGAGACga GTATATTAAGGTGGTCGAAAAACATGGTTTGGAGATATCACAACCTGGACTCGGGGCCAGTAGTGGATTTACGTGGGAGATGACAAAGAGGAAGGATGATGGAGAAGTTCACAA ATTAACAGATGAGAGACCAGGCTGGTGTAGTGATCCAAATTTGCCACCTTGTGCCGC ATTTGTGGAAATTATGGCCCCTGTCTTTTCTCGAGAAGCTTGGCGTTGTGTCTGGCATATGATTCAG AATGATTTAGTGCATGGATGGGGATTGGATTTTGCTCTCAGAAGATGTGTAGAG CCAGCACATGAAAAAATTGGTGTGGTTGATTCACAATGGATTATTCATCAAACAATTCCTTCTCTCGGAGGCCAG GGAGAAGCTGATGATGGAAGAGATAAATATGATGCG GTGAAAACGAGATGCAGGAGTGAGTGGGCCGAATTCCAAACTCGGCTCACCAATGCTGATAAAATGTATCTTAAAGGACTTAGACGAAGTGTGAGGAGCTAA